The genomic region CTAAGATTGCAATGAAAATGAGGGCTTCAATAAAAGCCAAAAGACCAAGGCTGTGGAATGCAACTGCCCAAGGATAGAGAAATACTGTTTCTACATCAAAGACCACGAAGACCAGCGCAAACATATAGTAGCGGATATTGAACTGAATCCAGGCTCCGCCGATGGGTTCCATGCCTGATTCGTATGTCGTCCGGCGTTCTGGGCTGCGTCCGCTCGGTCGAAGGAGCTTAGATGCAGAAAGGGCAAGCGCTGGAACTAAACTACAGATTAAGAGGAAGCCTAGTAAATACTCGTAGCCGCTAAGAACAAACACGATGGATAATTACCGTTGCTAGAGTCAATAGTTTTGTTATCTGTC from Chroococcidiopsis sp. SAG 2025 harbors:
- the ndhC gene encoding photosynthetic/respiratory NAD(P)H-quinone oxidoreductase subunit C; the protein is MFVLSGYEYLLGFLLICSLVPALALSASKLLRPSGRSPERRTTYESGMEPIGGAWIQFNIRYYMFALVFVVFDVETVFLYPWAVAFHSLGLLAFIEALIFIAILVVALVYAWRKGALEWS